The sequence CCCTTTAGCCTGGTCAACCGCCCCCACCAGCTCGTGGTTCTTTTTCCTTTCCTCAATCAGCGCAGTTTTTGTTTCCGCCGCAGTCACCTCCACCACCTTGCGCTCCTCTTCCGCGGCATCCCTATCTTTTTTTAACCTGATCTACCCCTGCCTGCAGCAATCCAAGCTCCgtttctttccgcacggccactGGGTATAGGTTAGTGGAGCGacgggcttgatccgcaaacatgccAAAGAACACAAGGCCGTTTTAGACAAAGGCGTTGTGCGCTTGGTTgaagggcagtgcggctagttgctcGCGGAATTCAGCAGGAAAAATATTTTGCAGAAAGGCGGACTGCTCTGTGGCATTTTCGGCGGaagactgggtgagctgcgccagattTGCCAAACGGAAGCTACCGTGCGGTGGGACTGGTGTAGAATCGGAGTCAAGGTGTATCGCCCTGTCCCTGGACGTGGCGGTAGCCTCAAGGTCCGGATTTTCCTGCGGCGGCGTCTGATgcgtctcctcaatatgctctgcAAATCAGTAACTACTTAGCACGTGATGTTAATCGTACGGTGTTTACGAAAGAAAATAGATGCTTACTGGTGATAGGAGGAGGAAGATCTGCGGATGCTGGATCGACGGGGACAAAGTTGTCATTCCCCATATCCTCCTTTTGTTTAGGAGTtagcttcttcttcttctgtttagTTTGGGGAGTTTTGGTTGCCTTGCGCTTATTGGCCGAGGTAGCGGGAGCTGTCACCTCGTTCTCCCTAGTCTTCTCTTGCTCCAGAGGTTCGTTTATATTTTGCTTGCGGAAAGAGATAGCCGCAATCTCCTCCGCGGtaagcactttcttcatcttcatctctgcaaacatatgcgcaatattaaaacatgTACGTATACGCTAGCGGTTATATATTCATATGCATTTAcactattcctacccttgccattcggcgcgattatggctggacgcatgttctcccatggccagtgcgCATATATCTTTCCCAACCGCAGCATAACATTCCCATATGACCGGTGcacaagctgtgcgttagcgcactccgctaacaactttgtttcctcgtcatcaaggacgggggttttgttcacatccttagcCATGCTTTCGCACCAGACAAGTGTTTGCGGAAAGGTGGCTCCCACAACAGATTGGTCAATAAAAAAGAACGTTTCTTTCCAATGACCCGCgttcgatttgggggtttttgtgAAGTTCTGACTGGCGAAGAAAGTAAACCACGACTTATGATGATTGGCTAGGCGGTATAAATGACAGAATACCTTAACTAATGGCACCTTGTttagtgcaacgcaccacatctcaaacagcaCTATTTTCCCTATTGCGTAAGGGTGTAATTTCCCTAGTCCTACGCTGAAATGATCTAGAACGCCTAAAAAGAAGTTGGAAGGTGGCACCCTAAAATTaccatgcttaaacgcatgctcGTATATAGCTACCTTATTCTCCGGTGGTTTGTGGGCACGTTGATTAGACTGGGGAGGCACCGGATTATACTGTGCTAACGGTGGGTACTGTTTAACTAATGAATCTATGTGCTGTTGCTCTATTACCAACACTACGCTATCTACGTAAGTCTCCTTaaccttagtcattttctataagtAATCGGAGAACAACTAACCTTTAGAAGTTGGCCGGAATGTTTGGATTTTGATCGGAATTAAAATAGGCAGCGTATTGGAGAAGCTTGAtgcagaaaaatggaaatgtggGTGAAACAGGCCTATTTATAGTGCAAATTGGGGGTCATGGGGTGAAACGGGTTTCATAATGGCTGTACACGTGTAAagcaatcaacaattggtattttttgCACGCGCGTGGGTGTCAGTTAGATGTGCCCTGTGTTGAGCGTGTGGCtaacacgcgcctgccaactgccactttacatcttgtcagccgaatgggcttctgcgacagtgacaggcatttaatgccctcgaaacgcacgcggaaaattaaatgctagccgttttcttgttttttccttttcgcttaatagtttgatatcatatgtcttgcgtcatataacatcaaactggggggacataatgataccgcaaccagcATGCGCAATGCATACGTATGCGGCACCTGCGCGCATGCGTATGCGTATtctttgtatgcggtatgcggcatgcggattcgtatcgaatgcctttgttcccggtacggcggttacttggtcctcaagtatcttttccataattatatccgtgattcgggggagttggttatggaagggattaccattatctcggatggttctagaattagggtttgcctatatatacaaaccctaattatcattctaggaCATAACGATGTTACGTAACAATCATCAACCACACATCTTACGTAACCAGCATCATCTCtcgtcttctcaaggttaacaTGTTAGTTCTTTGATGACTAGCACCTAGAGCCTTATATGGGGCCTTACGATCAAcgaccgttatcgaaggtggacttaatcacttggccaccccgccgacatcatcatgtcggccagggttattcacggtagccggaccgaagagccttgttctaagatccttaaacccccctttacgtattgaacaggcatattaaccctatggtaaaaatatgcatgatcagggGTCGAACTACTGACATCCCttaaaggaggcagaccaccaaccgctgaaccacatcacaacttctgaTCACGAACTAATACAAACAACAATGAAAATTGAAACCAACAAAGCCCTAAAACAAACAACCAAACTTTAGTGGTCAAAGAACATTGTCCACGTGCACCCCTGCAAAGATCCAAACCTACCTGTATACAACCCCCCCCCCCCCTGAGCCAAGTCAGGCTCGGGAAGACCACTTGAACCGCTACAGCACCATCTTGACCCAAAGAGCACAAATCGATCAACAGCAAACCAACGAGTTCTGTCCATAGGAAATCCCAAGAACACCTTCCCTAAGGCCAGTAAATCGAAGAAGCCCTCTAATACAGACCAAACAACCGAACGGGCTGTCCAAAAACCCTCAAGAGATTACCATAGAAAACCTCCTTTTTCATATCGACAAAGTCGACTACGCAGGCAAAGACGTTGTTCCAACTCGAACGGGAAAATGGAGCGAACCGGACCCGACCCAGCAAGCTAAGACCAAAACCCGCCCTAAATCGACCAACCACGTCCGACAGCTGGAATCCGGCCACCAAACCCACCGTCAACGGTGAGACAACCAACAATAGCCACCAAGAAGAATACCTCCACCATTTTCAGAATAATAGGACAACGGGAAAAGGAAACAAAACAGACGAAAAAGCGGTAGCGATTCCGGCAAAAAACACGCCGGAGAAAAAGCTCTGACGCCCAATATTTGACCACCAGAAGGAGAAAATAATGGCAACTTAGCCAAAACACGACCTACACACCCTATTTCTCAGATCTCACCAAGAGATCGTCGCCTGAAAAACTCAGGTGGAGGCCGAAAGTAGCTGGAAACGAAAGATCCACACCAGGCTGGAGAAagcaaaaaagaaagaaaaaagacgGAGAGGATTGTTACCTTACGGAGCCCATAAACACAGAGTGCACAAGGCACTCGCCGCCTGTGCAGCCGAAAAACACCAAAAGGCAACCGGCCCCCACCTCAAACCGCCGGAAAAAGAGATGCCGTCATACCAGAGGGAAAAACGAAAAGGAAACGTTGAAAAGAAGCACCGTTTATGAAGATGTAAACAGTAGGAAAAATAATGGAGGCTGGCTGGAGAAGAACTAAAAAAGATAGCAACGCAATTTTGGATCTGGCCGAAGAGATGAAAAGAGAAAGGTAGTAGCATGGAGATCTCTATGTACATAATCAGATAGTTACTTCATTCTATTAATACCTTCAAAAAGGGCTACTAATTAAGATTTCATTTTCATGTAAAAGGTAATAATCACGTCTATCAATCTTATAGATATCATATTTATTTAAGCTATTACCAGTTAAACGATGCATTGCGAGAACATGCCTAATACGGAAATTGCAAACATCAAACAGTTCAAGGGATATCAATTGACTACAATACTTTTGCtgttcaaaaaaataaaataatacattttgCATTAGTTGTTTGATTGATTAAAAAACAGAGATAACTATAGCCATGAAGTCATCAACCAAAGAATTTGGAAGAAAAGGTGTATAAGGTAGGTGAGCTTTTGGGTGGTAGGCTCTCATTATATCAGGGTTATAAGATACGATAATCGACGGGGTTAATAAAACTGGTTGGGCCCAAAACAATAAATAGTTCCAATATTTCAGCCCATTGAATGCTAAGACCAAATTTTATCTAGTTTTGGTAGTACAATGTTTTTTGGTACATCGAAGTTATGAAAACACTTATACGGAGTAAATAATTTACTTTTTAGCTAATTAATGAACATCAACTTTACCTTTTTGAAATTTACTTCTAGCTATAAATTATTGTAGGAATCCATTATGGTAACACTTTTATTTAACTGCTTTTATtaaagaagaaaaaaatgaaaaaagtaaaagaaaataaaagaatgtAGTTAGGTGGTTAGTATCAATATGTTATTACTTATTAGACCACTTCTAACAGGACTCATGATAAGGCTTGTTCTCGCTTTGTCTTCAATCTTCGTCCTAGTTGTTTTCATCAAATAGTATATTGCGAAGTTGTGATGTGGTTCAGCGGTTGGTGACCTGCCTCTTTtatgggaggtcaggagttcgacatccgttggctacatattaaaaacacaatttcatcactGTCATGAAatatccacccatgacacctttcccatatcgtttggtgggtaaaggggagggggtttttacTTGGCAgtacccttggatcggtttcaaggtttcctctcgggcagcgatgggggcggggttattatcgctgcatcggtatagtcgaaacgggagatgatcgcaacgggtggtttagtcttgagtgatcccaatcgctgttcaaaaaagAAATAGTATATTGCAGTCCGGATCCATtcatatttgtttatttatttgtaCTATATTTGTTTGTATTCATATATAGTTTTAACACTTTTAAActagtttatttaattaattttgtgaAATATGTGATGGAGAAGAAGTATGTCATAGTTAGGAGTGGTATATGATTGTCACGTAATTGAAAGGAAATGAATAGAAAATACTGATGTGATGGTGTGTGATGGAGAGGGAGTACGTCATGGTACGTTGAGAGTGTTCTTATGGATATAATTTAATTGCATGCTTGCTTCGtaaactgtatgtattctcatttGAAAATTGTACTTGTTATATTGGAACATAAATTATATATCTACACAAATACGCGTTTTGTTTTGTGCAAATTATTGTTCATCTTGCTTTTCCATTTGATACTATATATAATTAGCAaagtagttttaaacaaccaaagTTTATATATGAGCAATGAATTCCGGATGTGAATATATTAGAGTAATATTTTTCTTGTGTTTGAAAACAACTAAAGTTAATTAGTTTATACACACGAAGCTAAGACTCTCTTTGTTTCacataaagtttatatatatactcattaatttttataaaatgaaATTCCAACCTCAATTTATTTCATAGGGTTGTATGGTTTAATAACTAATTTAATTTGGATTCACTAAATATCTTTGTTTACTATACTACTAGTAAAGTAGGTTCAATTCATacagaatttgaagaaatattaatTATAGTATGTATGATTCATATATTCCTGCATGGCTTCTCGTGATCAACCTATTTGCAGACACTTTTCTGCAACATAAAGTTGTTCCCtttatctctcactctctctctctctctacctcCCTAATTAACTTATGTCTGCAAATGATACGGATTTTAGAGAGGTAAAGCTAAGCTAGAGGTTGATCCAAGAAAAGTCTACTGTTTGACTTATCTCTATCATATGATCATATGTGCATTTATCTTTTTCTGCAATATATTGTAGCTACTTAGATTCAATTCATAGATttagattttttttaataaataaatcttCTTATTACTGTATTACATACAAGAAAGTAATAAGAattctaatcttattattattacatatacacGTATACTAGCTTATATATAAATTATAGAGAGATAAGTAATGAACGATATCTGTGAACCAAAAAATAAGTAATTCTTGATTATTGGAGTAGTACAAAAATAATAACCTTAGATGAAGAACATGTGATCCATGACTACTGTTGGTTATCAACATGTTcatcatatcatatatcatatatcatatcataCATATTCTTATAACAAAACATATAGTAACTCACTGCACTCATCATCACTCACTGTTAGCTAACGAAATAGAAAAAAGTGAAGGTAATTAATTCCTTCTCAAACATAACTTAATTATAAGATCACTATCACTCACATGAaaattgaaattattaaaacaAAATGAGTATAACTTTTAAGTCTCATGAGCATAGCCACAAGAAAGTGCCATTAGTAGTATTGCAGCTTCTTTTTCATCTTGAGGAAACACACGGTAACATGTCAAGTTCTTGCTTAGACTTACTAGAAATTCCTCCACACAATTCTTCCTCACTGAAGATGATGACGATGGTGATGGTAATGGTGACGGTGATGGTGAAGGGGACGGTGATGAGGATGGAGTTGTTATGGTGATGTGTTGAGTAGTATTGTATTGCCTTTTCTTGTATTTTGTAATATGCCCATTACTTATTTTTTTGTGATCTTTGTGTTGGGTTTTTGTAACCTTTATTTGTGTGATGATGGGTACTGAAATGCTGCCATTTCCATTTTCTGCAGCGGCTGCAGCTGCAGCAGCTGCAGCCCGTCTCGCCTTTCTTTGTCGAATTCCACAAGCATTGCAAAGTGACTACATAGAAAGAAAAAAAGATTAATCAAGAGGGGTGATTGGTGTAATATTTATTGATGGATATTCGCTTTATACATTTTGTGACCACTCTACTAACTAAGACATGTAACTAGGTCAATACTTAAAAAATCTCTAATTGATCATTAACAAATCAAAGATAATTGTGATTGTATATACCTTAGGACCTCGAGGTCCACTTCGCCATAGAGGAGTCTTAGTAGTGTTACAGTCGGAACAAACCCTAATCGGTAGAATATTGTTGTTTGAAGATGTACTATAATAATTGGTTGAATTATCGGTTTCTTCCATTGGTGGTTTATGATCTTCAACTTTTGTTGGTTCTCTAGTAGATGAAGTATAAAATCTAAGGTTCACCGGATCAGATTTCTTCATTTTAAGCATTACTCTCATTTTGGAAGACATCCACTTCATTGGAGTTTGATCATTATTGGCCATATTATTAACATCACTCTTGTTCCAAGTAGAATATTCAACGCCTTTCTCACCGTTGTTACCAATTCTTTGATCATTGTTCATACTTTGATCGGTGTACGATTGTGATGCAAAATTAATCCCACCCTGCATATGATTAAGTCAAAAATTAATTAGTTAGTGATCAAAAGCTCAAAATCATTGATTGTtacatatgatatataatataataaaaaataaaaatcctGGTATTAATTAAGAAATTATTCTTGATCGAACCTAGATTATGAATTAGATTATACGAGTACTAAAGTATTCATTGAACTAAATATATACAGTACTTTTTTGAATAATCTATGAGCAACAATATCAAATTGAACTCTTTTTTAATAAAATCAAAAAAGTGTTATATATACATGAACGATCATGTAGACTTACTTCAAGTTGGTTTTGAGGAGACTGCAATAATTGTGTATCAAAAATCCCATTGTGATCATGAACGTTGGAGTTCAAGAAAAGTTGAGTTGTGAGTGAATTGGAAGATGAAGATTGAGAGTTGGGGCTCAAGAATTGGTGGTTACTAAGGTGATCTTCATGATGAAGATCACTAATTGGGTACGGTGAATAAGTTTGAGAAGATGAATCAAAGAAGATTGGAGTCATTTACTTTGTAAATTAATATGATCAAATTTTTTTAAAGAGGATATGTGCCTAGCTACTTAATTAGCTATGGTAAGCAAATGGAACCTAAATGAGGGATTGAACTCATTTAAAGGGGGATTGTTTGCCTTGCTAGCTAGTTGCTGCATACGCCAGTCACGTGATTTTGAGGCACACTTctaaatcaaattattattattatattaatattttatattatattatgcataaataaattAGTGGTGGCAAAATatgtagcttttttttttttttttttcgataaagAAAATATGTAGCTTTTGGATGATTGGTAATTATACAAAACATTGATCATTGGCCAACACTTCTATTACATGTATATTTATCGATCACAATAAATTTTTTTAAGGCTttaaacaaaatacacttttttaaaaaaattgtctttttacaccattcggtagacgggatttctgtctaccacctttatctgtcgtctactattatttttacaaagtagtgGACAGTTTTTTCGTCGACTACTCAATAGCAGTGGTCTACTACGTAGTAGACGAAGTTATAAGGCAGTAAACGTAACCCTGGTAGACTACCTAAAAATATTTAAAAGTTAACATTTAATAAAAGTAGTAGACAGTTTTTTCGTCGACTACTCAATAAAGGTGGTCTACTATATAGTAGCAAGGtgggagaattcggatctcgaggAGATCTCGTTTGGATTTTTTTAGgaagatctcggcatctcgaaataatctcggggagatctcggacgttgacttatgttgactttatagttttttaataaaaatatacataaaaacataaatatatgtatatttatatacgcttttacgagattttacaaaaatatcagagaaatgagcgagaaaatgttagaaattacgaattttagaagaaaatcttacaaattagcaaaaaaaattcgagaaatcgtggctttgactaagtttgaccccgttgaccgagaaatctctggAGATGaatatctcgtctcggttgccttctaaaaacgagatctcgggggagatctcgggagatttacaacactgtatAGTGGACGAAGTTATAAGGCAGTAGACGTAACCTTAGTAGACTACCTAAAAAACACAATTTTTTTTAGGTAGTCTACCAGGGTTACGTCTACTGCCTTATAACTTCGTCTACTATATAGTAGACCACCTTTATTGAGTAGTCGACGAAAaactgtctactactttgtaaaaataatagtagacgacagataaaggtggtagacagaaatcccgtctaccgaatggtgtaaaaagacaaattttttttttaaaaagtgtattttgtttgaagccttagaCCAATTTTAACGCGGCGTCAGAGGGGTCCCGTTAGACCTGCTGGGATTGGGTGACGCCCCCTGACGCCCCTAGTGGGGCGTTACCGGTGACGCGAACGGGGCGTTAGTCAAGTTTTTCACGGCTATTTTTgtgtttttttgatttttttttaattctatatatttttatctatataaactCATACATTCTACACTTTTAACACACCATTTCCCTTTATTTTTCTTTCATTTCTATCAATTATTTTATACAATTTTCTTTCATATCTATCAATTATTTTTCTTTCATGGCATCGTATTTACTTAGTTACGATTTCGATTCGGATGATGAGCGTATTATTGCACTAATTCAACATTTAGAAGATAAGGATGACGAAGTCGAATCCGAGCGTGTTCCAAGATCACGAATTTATATTCCAAAAAATCGTGAAGAAGCCGGAGAAAACTTATGGAAGGATTATTTTAGTGACACACCCGTGTTTCCGCCATATAAATTTAAAAGGCGTTTTCGTATGCGGATTGAACTATTTCTCCGAATATCGCAAGGTATTTCTAATTTCGATTCTCATGATACTCCCGAGCATTTTAGATTTTTTAGGGAACGTTTTGATGCTATCGGTCGGCCGAATTTTACAATATTGCAAAAAATGACTTCGGCTCTACGCCAATTGGCATATGGAACTGCCGCCGATATGTTTGATGAATATTTAAAAATGAGTGAGCAAACCTCAATACTTTGTTTAGATAACTTTTGTAAATGTATTATTACATTATACAAAGAACGTT comes from Rutidosis leptorrhynchoides isolate AG116_Rl617_1_P2 chromosome 4, CSIRO_AGI_Rlap_v1, whole genome shotgun sequence and encodes:
- the LOC139904344 gene encoding uncharacterized protein, with amino-acid sequence MTPIFFDSSSQTYSPYPISDLHHEDHLSNHQFLSPNSQSSSSNSLTTQLFLNSNVHDHNGIFDTQLLQSPQNQLEGGINFASQSYTDQSMNNDQRIGNNGEKGVEYSTWNKSDVNNMANNDQTPMKWMSSKMRVMLKMKKSDPVNLRFYTSSTREPTKVEDHKPPMEETDNSTNYYSTSSNNNILPIRVCSDCNTTKTPLWRSGPRGPKSLCNACGIRQRKARRAAAAAAAAAAENGNGSISVPIITQIKVTKTQHKDHKKISNGHITKYKKRQYNTTQHITITTPSSSPSPSPSPSPLPSPSSSSSVRKNCVEEFLVSLSKNLTCYRVFPQDEKEAAILLMALSCGYAHET